Proteins from a genomic interval of Rosa chinensis cultivar Old Blush chromosome 2, RchiOBHm-V2, whole genome shotgun sequence:
- the LOC112186092 gene encoding aminoacyl tRNA synthase complex-interacting multifunctional protein 1: MAANVLKCGTGIGARLIFLSPSPKSPRPFGHSLAHFHQITANSYRSICSKPKVCDSAADASSPSARRRSVVSSFCAATDVEKAQVEAEAISDGDEEQKKIKDAADLLDIRVGLVLRAWRHEEADSLYVEEVDIGEPEPRIICSGLVNYIPIDHIQERKVVVLANLKPRNMRGVKSCGMLMAASDASHENVELLVPPEGSLPGQRIWFGSEDDHQNQPPPATPNQIQKKKIWELVQPHLKTDDTCMAMLGMHIMRTSAGVIISRSLKHANIS, from the exons ATGGCAGCGAACGTTTTGAAATGCGGCACGGGAATAGGCGCGCGTCTGATATTCCTATCTCCGTCTCCTAAATCTCCACGGCCCTTTGGGCATTCACTTGCTCATTTCCACCAAATCACTGCGAATAGTTATCGTAGTATTTGTAGCAAACCGAAAGTTTGTGATTCTGCTGCTGATGCGTCATCACCATcggcaagaagaagaagcgtGGTCTCCTCTTTTTGCGCCGCCACAGATGTTGAGAAGGCACAGGTAGAGGCAGAGGCGATAAGCGATGGTGATGAGGAACAGAAAAAGATAAAGGATGCAGCCGACCTGCTTGACATAAGGGTTGGGCTAGTCCTTAGGGCATGGAGGCATGAGGAAGCTGATTCTCTTTACGTGGAAGAGGTTGACATCGGAGAGCCTGAACCCAGAATCATCTGCAGTGGGCTCGTCAATTACATTCCTATTGATCACATTCAG GAGAGAAAAGTAGTTGTCCTTGCTAATCTGAAGCCCAGGAACATGCGGGGTGTCAAGTCTTGTGGAATGCTTATGGCCGCTTCTGATGCTTCCCATGAGAATGTTGAGCTTCTTGTGCCTCCTGAGGgttcacttcctggccaaaggATATGGTTTGGCTCTGAAGATGATCATCAAAATCAGCCTCCTCCTGCCACACCCAACCAG attcaaaagaaaaagatatgggAGCTGGTGCAACCTCATCTGAAGACAGATGATACTTGTATGGCTATGCTTGGGATGCATATAATGCGGACATCTGCAGGTGTGATAATCAGCAGATCTCTTAAACACGCAAATATCTCCTAA
- the LOC112185770 gene encoding bifunctional protein FolD 1, mitochondrial, translated as MKKKNSIELMGVWRRLGTKAEVLYSTTFSSSWSTPLGLSRPLSSVSIAWAAKTAASGNGQAEIMSGKPIAKDIRSRVAAEICRMKAATGRLPGLAVVLVGNRKDSHTYVHLKLKACNQVGIVTSIVQLPQDCTEARLIDVVSSFNRNPSVHGITVQLPLPQHLDEEKIINFVSPEKDVDGFHPLNMGNLAMRGREPLFIPCAPKACIELLLRYGVEIIGKNAVVIGRSKIVGLSTSLLLQRHHATVSTLHSFTKNPEELTRRADVVISDVGTPNLVHWDWLKPGAVVVDMGTNPVKDPSSRHGFRITGDVCYSEAIKVVSAITPVPGGVGPVVISMLLSNTLDSAKRATGLT; from the exons atgaaaaagaaaaactcgaTCGAGTTAATGGGGGTCTGGCGCAGATTGGGTACAAAAGCTGAAGTCTTGTATTCGACGACGTTCTCATCGTCATGGTCGACCCCTCTCGGTCTCAGTCGCCCGCTGTCTTCTG TTTCGATTGCTTGGGCTGCAAAAACAGCAGCCAGTGGTAATGGGCAGGCTGAAATAATGAGCGGAAAGCCAATCGCAAAAGACATAAGGTCCAGAGTAGCTGCTGAAATATGCAGAATGAAGGCTGCCACAGGAAGACTGCCTGGATTGGCTGTTGTTTTGGTGGGTAACAGAAAGGATTCACACACTTATGTCCATCTCAAGTTAAAAGCTTGCAATCAAGTCGGAATAGTGACTTCTATTGTTCAACTGCCCCAAGACTGTACTGAAGCTCGACTTATTGATGTTGTTTCATCTTTTAACCGGAACCCGTCGGTGCACGGTATAACTGTGCAGCTCCCTCTTCCACAG CATTTAGACGAGGAAAAGATTATAAATTTTGTTAGTCCAGAAAAAGATGTGGATGGCTTTCATCCCCTCAACATGGGGAATCTTGCCATGCGGGGAAGGGAACCCTTATTTATCCCTTGTGCCCCTAAGGCTTGCATTGAATTGTTGCTCCGATATGGGGTGGAGATTATTGGGAAGAATGCAGTGGTTATAGGAAGAAGCAAGATTGTTGGGTTATCCACTTCTTTGCTATTGCAG AGGCACCACGCGACTGTTAGCACCTTGCATTCATTCACCAAGAACCCAGAAGAATTGACTCGTCGCGCTGATGTTGTCATCTCAGATGTTGGGACTCCAAACTTAGTTCATTGGGACTGGCTGAAGCCAGGGGCAGTTGTAGTTGATATGGGGACGAATCCAGTTAAG GATCCCAGTAGCCGTCATGGTTTTCGTATTACAGGAGATGTTTGCTACTCGGAGGCAATCAAGGTGGTGTCAGCTATAACTCCTGTTCCAGGAGGAGTAGGACCTGTTGTAATCTCAATGCTCCTCTCTAACACCCTTGACTCTGCTAAAAGAGCTACCGGATTAACTTGA